One window of Parambassis ranga chromosome 3, fParRan2.1, whole genome shotgun sequence genomic DNA carries:
- the pcsk6 gene encoding proprotein convertase subtilisin/kexin type 6 isoform X1, producing MIFLLLCIVLGVSGQSALSGRGDLYTNHWAVRIAGGAQQADRIAAKYGFRNLGQIGSLEDQYHFHHSRVVRRTAFSLKGLHSFIHMDPKVDWAQQQVVKTRVKRHASFSDPNAIHFNDPKWSNMWYIHCNNKNSRCRSEMNILAAWQRGYTGKNVVVTILDDGIERNHPDLAQNYDPVASYDVNGNDHDPTPRYDTRSENIHGTRCAGEVAAAANNSHCIVGIAYNAHIGGIRMLDGDVTDIVEAKSLGIRPDYIHIYSASWGPKDDGKTVDGPGLLTKQAFEQGIRKGRKGLGSIFVWASGNGGRQGDHCSCDGYTSSIYTISISSTTENGNKPWYLEVCSSIMATTYSSGEYNERRIVTTDARQRCTDAHTGTSVSAPIVAGIIALALEANRLLTWRDVQHLVVKTSRPVHLKAEDWKTNAAGHRVSHHYGFGLVDADAMVLEATKWRTVPPQHTCSQIAELHTRHIFAGQSLNSSLTTSGCSGDTEQHVGYLEHVVAKVLIVHPRRGDLEMNLISPSGTRSQLLAKRVYDSSNEGFRNWEFMTVHFWGERPEGMWTLEIIDSPSKLRNPEVLANLKEWTIILYGTSQNPQQHYSAQQSQSRMLVVPSPELILEEPEVQEEEEEEKEEEEYTGLCHSECGDQGCDGPDADHCLNCAHFSLGSLKSGRTCVSHCPPGHYGDIVSHRCKRCYKGCDQCVGRSAGDCLSCQRGLYLNTLNSSCINTCPLGHFADEDQRQCLKCHETCTMCLRYADRCTSCSEGYSLAGMTCVPECTNGTFFHLEEMTCSPCHSSCRTCTGLGKEDCIQCAKGYLQQEWRCVQTCASGYYAGEAAGLPHKICHRCEDNCLCCSGPGPTCTKCKAGYSLISRTCIVNASCNNADEVFCEMVKSNRLCERTFYSQFCCRTCLMNG from the exons ATGATTTTCCTTTTGCTTTGCATTGTCCTCGGCGTTAGCGGCCAGTCTGCGCTCTCAGGACGTGGGGACCTCTATACAAACCACTGGGCTGTGCGGATCGCAGGTGGTGCGCAACAGGCAGACCGAATTGCGGCAAAGTATGGATTCAGAAACCTGGGACAG atAGGAAGTCTGGAAGATCAGTACCACTTCCACCATAGCAGAGTGGTGCGCAGAACTGCATTTTCTCTAAAGGGCCTTCACAGTTTCATCCATATGGACCCCAAG GTGGACTGGGCACAGCAACAGGTAGTAAAAACAAGAGTGAAAAGGCATGCTTCATTCAGTGACCCAAACGCCATTCACTTCAATGACCCCAAATGGTCCAACATGTGGTATATT CActgcaataataaaaacagtcgCTGTCGCTCAGAGATGAATATTCTAGCAGCCTGGCAGAGGGGCTATACCGGTAAGAACGTAGTGGTCACCATACTGGATGATGGCATCGAGAGGAACCACCCTGATCTGGCTCAGAACTAT GACCCTGTTGCAAGTTATGACGTTAATGGGAATGATCATGATCCGACGCCACGTTATGACACCCGGAGTGAAAACAT ACATGGAACTCGGTGTGCAGGTGAagttgcagcagcagccaacAACTCCCATTGCATTGTTGGCATTGCCTACAACGCTCACATCGGAG GGATACGGATGCTGGATGGTGATGTGACTGATATTGTCGAGGCCAAGTCCCTTGGAATTCGACCTGACTACATCCACATCTACAGTGCCAGCTGGGGGCCAAAAGATGATGGCAAGACTGTGGATGGCCCTGGGCTGCTAACCAAACAGGCTTTTGAGCAAGGCATCAGGAAG GGCCGCAAAGGCCTGGGGTCCATTTTTGTCTGGGCATCAGGTAACGGAGGTCGGCAGGGTGATCACTGTTCATGTGATGGTTATACCAGCAGTATCTACACCATCTCCATCTCCAGCACCACAGAAAATGGAAACAAGCCCTGGTATCTGGAGGTCTGCAGCTCCATCATGGCCACGACCTACAGCAGTGGAGAGTATAACGAGAGGAGGATT GTAACCACAGATGCTAGGCAGCGCTGCACTGATGCTCATACTGGCACATCAGTCTCTGCTCCCATTGTGGCTGGAATCATAGCCCTCGCCCTGGAGGCCAA CCGTTTACTGACCTGGAGGGACGTGCAACACCTTGTGGTGAAGACATCAAGACCAGTCCACCTAAAAGCTGAGGACTGGAAGACCAACGCTGCAGGGCACAGAG tTAGCCACCATTATGGCTTCGGCCTGGTGGATGCAGATGCCATGGTGTTGGAGGCTACAAAATGGAGAACTGTTCCTCCTCAGCACACCTGCAGTCAGATCGCTGAGCTACACACCAG GCATATCTTTGCAGGGCAGAGCCTGAACAGCAGCCTGACCACTTCCGGATGTTCAGGAGACACTGAACAGCATGTAGGTTACCTGGAACATGTGGTGGCCAAAGTCCTGATTGTCCACCCACGAAGAGGAGACCTGGAAATGAACCTCATCTCTCCATCTGGAACAAGGTCACAGCTACTGGCCAAGAG AGTGTATGATAGCTCTAATGAAGGCTTCAGGAACTGGGAGTTCATGACAGTTCATTTTTGGGGTGAGAGACCAGAAGGCATGTGGACTCTGGAGATTATTGACTCACCGTCAAAGCTACGCAACCCGGAGGTGCTAG CTAACCTAAAAGAATGGACTATCATCCTTTATGGCACATCTCAGAACCCTCAGCAGCATTACAGTGCCCAGCAATCCCAGTCAAGAATGTTAGTAGTGCCTAGCCCAGAGTTGATCCTGGAGGAACCAGAGgtccaggaggaggaagaggaggagaaggaggaggaagagtacaCTG GACTCTGCCACAGTGAGTGTGGAGACCAGGGCTGTGATGGACCAGATGCTGACCACTGCCTCAACTGTGCCCACTTCAGCCTGGGCAGCCTAAAAAGTGGCAG AACCTGTGTCAGCCACTGTCCTCCTGGACACTATGGGGACATAGTATCTCATCGTTGCAAGCGCTGCTACAAAGGTTGTGACCAATGTGTTGGTCGGTCAGCTGGTGATTGTCTCTCTTGTCAAAGAGGTTTATACCTTAACACACTCAACTCCAGCTGCATCAACACCTGCCCCCTAGGTCACTTTGCTGATGAGG ATCAGAGGCAGTGTTTGAAGTGTCACGAAACTTGTACCATGTGTTTGAGGTATGCAGACAGATGCACTTCTTGCAGTGAAGGCTACAG TCTGGCAGGGATGACCTGTGTACCTGAATGTACCAATGGAACCTTTTTCCATCTGGAGGAGATGACATGCAGCCCATGCCATTCCTCTTGTAGAACATGTACAG GTTTAGGTAAGGAGGACTGCATCCAGTGTGCTAAGGGATATCTGCAGCAGGAGTGGAGGTGTGTGCAGACCTGTGCTTCTGGATATTACGCAGGGGAGGCTGCAGGACTCCCTCATAAGATATGTCACAG GTGTGAAGACAACTGTCTTTGCTGCAGTGGTCCTGGACCAACATGCACCAAATGCAAAGCAGGTTACAGTCTGATCAGCAGGACATGTATAGTGAATGCATCCTGCAATAATG ctGATGAGGTGTTCTGTGAGATGGTGAAGTCCAATCGTCTCTGTGAGAGGACGTTTTACAGTCAGTTCTGCTGCCGTACCTGTCTGATGAATGGATGA
- the pcsk6 gene encoding proprotein convertase subtilisin/kexin type 6 isoform X2: protein MIFLLLCIVLGVSGQSALSGRGDLYTNHWAVRIAGGAQQADRIAAKYGFRNLGQIGSLEDQYHFHHSRVVRRTAFSLKGLHSFIHMDPKVDWAQQQVVKTRVKRHASFSDPNAIHFNDPKWSNMWYIHCNNKNSRCRSEMNILAAWQRGYTGKNVVVTILDDGIERNHPDLAQNYDPVASYDVNGNDHDPTPRYDTRSENIHGTRCAGEVAAAANNSHCIVGIAYNAHIGGIRMLDGDVTDIVEAKSLGIRPDYIHIYSASWGPKDDGKTVDGPGLLTKQAFEQGIRKGRKGLGSIFVWASGNGGRQGDHCSCDGYTSSIYTISISSTTENGNKPWYLEVCSSIMATTYSSGEYNERRIVTTDARQRCTDAHTGTSVSAPIVAGIIALALEANRLLTWRDVQHLVVKTSRPVHLKAEDWKTNAAGHRVSHHYGFGLVDADAMVLEATKWRTVPPQHTCSQIAELHTRHIFAGQSLNSSLTTSGCSGDTEQHVGYLEHVVAKVLIVHPRRGDLEMNLISPSGTRSQLLAKRVYDSSNEGFRNWEFMTVHFWGERPEGMWTLEIIDSPSKLRNPEVLANLKEWTIILYGTSQNPQQHYSAQQSQSRMLVVPSPELILEEPEVQEEEEEEKEEEEYTGLCHSECGDQGCDGPDADHCLNCAHFSLGSLKSGRTCVSHCPPGHYGDIVSHRCKRCYKGCDQCVGRSAGDCLSCQRGLYLNTLNSSCINTCPLGHFADEDQRQCLKCHETCTMCLRYADRCTSCSEGYSLAGMTCVPECTNGTFFHLEEMTCSPCHSSCRTCTGKEDCIQCAKGYLQQEWRCVQTCASGYYAGEAAGLPHKICHRCEDNCLCCSGPGPTCTKCKAGYSLISRTCIVNASCNNADEVFCEMVKSNRLCERTFYSQFCCRTCLMNG from the exons ATGATTTTCCTTTTGCTTTGCATTGTCCTCGGCGTTAGCGGCCAGTCTGCGCTCTCAGGACGTGGGGACCTCTATACAAACCACTGGGCTGTGCGGATCGCAGGTGGTGCGCAACAGGCAGACCGAATTGCGGCAAAGTATGGATTCAGAAACCTGGGACAG atAGGAAGTCTGGAAGATCAGTACCACTTCCACCATAGCAGAGTGGTGCGCAGAACTGCATTTTCTCTAAAGGGCCTTCACAGTTTCATCCATATGGACCCCAAG GTGGACTGGGCACAGCAACAGGTAGTAAAAACAAGAGTGAAAAGGCATGCTTCATTCAGTGACCCAAACGCCATTCACTTCAATGACCCCAAATGGTCCAACATGTGGTATATT CActgcaataataaaaacagtcgCTGTCGCTCAGAGATGAATATTCTAGCAGCCTGGCAGAGGGGCTATACCGGTAAGAACGTAGTGGTCACCATACTGGATGATGGCATCGAGAGGAACCACCCTGATCTGGCTCAGAACTAT GACCCTGTTGCAAGTTATGACGTTAATGGGAATGATCATGATCCGACGCCACGTTATGACACCCGGAGTGAAAACAT ACATGGAACTCGGTGTGCAGGTGAagttgcagcagcagccaacAACTCCCATTGCATTGTTGGCATTGCCTACAACGCTCACATCGGAG GGATACGGATGCTGGATGGTGATGTGACTGATATTGTCGAGGCCAAGTCCCTTGGAATTCGACCTGACTACATCCACATCTACAGTGCCAGCTGGGGGCCAAAAGATGATGGCAAGACTGTGGATGGCCCTGGGCTGCTAACCAAACAGGCTTTTGAGCAAGGCATCAGGAAG GGCCGCAAAGGCCTGGGGTCCATTTTTGTCTGGGCATCAGGTAACGGAGGTCGGCAGGGTGATCACTGTTCATGTGATGGTTATACCAGCAGTATCTACACCATCTCCATCTCCAGCACCACAGAAAATGGAAACAAGCCCTGGTATCTGGAGGTCTGCAGCTCCATCATGGCCACGACCTACAGCAGTGGAGAGTATAACGAGAGGAGGATT GTAACCACAGATGCTAGGCAGCGCTGCACTGATGCTCATACTGGCACATCAGTCTCTGCTCCCATTGTGGCTGGAATCATAGCCCTCGCCCTGGAGGCCAA CCGTTTACTGACCTGGAGGGACGTGCAACACCTTGTGGTGAAGACATCAAGACCAGTCCACCTAAAAGCTGAGGACTGGAAGACCAACGCTGCAGGGCACAGAG tTAGCCACCATTATGGCTTCGGCCTGGTGGATGCAGATGCCATGGTGTTGGAGGCTACAAAATGGAGAACTGTTCCTCCTCAGCACACCTGCAGTCAGATCGCTGAGCTACACACCAG GCATATCTTTGCAGGGCAGAGCCTGAACAGCAGCCTGACCACTTCCGGATGTTCAGGAGACACTGAACAGCATGTAGGTTACCTGGAACATGTGGTGGCCAAAGTCCTGATTGTCCACCCACGAAGAGGAGACCTGGAAATGAACCTCATCTCTCCATCTGGAACAAGGTCACAGCTACTGGCCAAGAG AGTGTATGATAGCTCTAATGAAGGCTTCAGGAACTGGGAGTTCATGACAGTTCATTTTTGGGGTGAGAGACCAGAAGGCATGTGGACTCTGGAGATTATTGACTCACCGTCAAAGCTACGCAACCCGGAGGTGCTAG CTAACCTAAAAGAATGGACTATCATCCTTTATGGCACATCTCAGAACCCTCAGCAGCATTACAGTGCCCAGCAATCCCAGTCAAGAATGTTAGTAGTGCCTAGCCCAGAGTTGATCCTGGAGGAACCAGAGgtccaggaggaggaagaggaggagaaggaggaggaagagtacaCTG GACTCTGCCACAGTGAGTGTGGAGACCAGGGCTGTGATGGACCAGATGCTGACCACTGCCTCAACTGTGCCCACTTCAGCCTGGGCAGCCTAAAAAGTGGCAG AACCTGTGTCAGCCACTGTCCTCCTGGACACTATGGGGACATAGTATCTCATCGTTGCAAGCGCTGCTACAAAGGTTGTGACCAATGTGTTGGTCGGTCAGCTGGTGATTGTCTCTCTTGTCAAAGAGGTTTATACCTTAACACACTCAACTCCAGCTGCATCAACACCTGCCCCCTAGGTCACTTTGCTGATGAGG ATCAGAGGCAGTGTTTGAAGTGTCACGAAACTTGTACCATGTGTTTGAGGTATGCAGACAGATGCACTTCTTGCAGTGAAGGCTACAG TCTGGCAGGGATGACCTGTGTACCTGAATGTACCAATGGAACCTTTTTCCATCTGGAGGAGATGACATGCAGCCCATGCCATTCCTCTTGTAGAACATGTACAG GTAAGGAGGACTGCATCCAGTGTGCTAAGGGATATCTGCAGCAGGAGTGGAGGTGTGTGCAGACCTGTGCTTCTGGATATTACGCAGGGGAGGCTGCAGGACTCCCTCATAAGATATGTCACAG GTGTGAAGACAACTGTCTTTGCTGCAGTGGTCCTGGACCAACATGCACCAAATGCAAAGCAGGTTACAGTCTGATCAGCAGGACATGTATAGTGAATGCATCCTGCAATAATG ctGATGAGGTGTTCTGTGAGATGGTGAAGTCCAATCGTCTCTGTGAGAGGACGTTTTACAGTCAGTTCTGCTGCCGTACCTGTCTGATGAATGGATGA
- the pcsk6 gene encoding proprotein convertase subtilisin/kexin type 6 isoform X3, producing the protein MIFLLLCIVLGVSGQSALSGRGDLYTNHWAVRIAGGAQQADRIAAKYGFRNLGQIGSLEDQYHFHHSRVVRRTAFSLKGLHSFIHMDPKVDWAQQQVVKTRVKRHASFSDPNAIHFNDPKWSNMWYIHCNNKNSRCRSEMNILAAWQRGYTGKNVVVTILDDGIERNHPDLAQNYDPVASYDVNGNDHDPTPRYDTRSENIHGTRCAGEVAAAANNSHCIVGIAYNAHIGGIRMLDGDVTDIVEAKSLGIRPDYIHIYSASWGPKDDGKTVDGPGLLTKQAFEQGIRKGRKGLGSIFVWASGNGGRQGDHCSCDGYTSSIYTISISSTTENGNKPWYLEVCSSIMATTYSSGEYNERRIVTTDARQRCTDAHTGTSVSAPIVAGIIALALEANRLLTWRDVQHLVVKTSRPVHLKAEDWKTNAAGHRVSHHYGFGLVDADAMVLEATKWRTVPPQHTCSQIAELHTRHIFAGQSLNSSLTTSGCSGDTEQHVGYLEHVVAKVLIVHPRRGDLEMNLISPSGTRSQLLAKRVYDSSNEGFRNWEFMTVHFWGERPEGMWTLEIIDSPSKLRNPEVLANLKEWTIILYGTSQNPQQHYSAQQSQSRMLVVPSPELILEEPEVQEEEEEEKEEEEYTGLCHSECGDQGCDGPDADHCLNCAHFSLGSLKSGRTCVSHCPPGHYGDIVSHRCKRCYKGCDQCVGRSAGDCLSCQRGLYLNTLNSSCINTCPLGHFADEDQRQCLKCHETCTMCLRYADRCTSCSEGYSGDFQSGRDDLCT; encoded by the exons ATGATTTTCCTTTTGCTTTGCATTGTCCTCGGCGTTAGCGGCCAGTCTGCGCTCTCAGGACGTGGGGACCTCTATACAAACCACTGGGCTGTGCGGATCGCAGGTGGTGCGCAACAGGCAGACCGAATTGCGGCAAAGTATGGATTCAGAAACCTGGGACAG atAGGAAGTCTGGAAGATCAGTACCACTTCCACCATAGCAGAGTGGTGCGCAGAACTGCATTTTCTCTAAAGGGCCTTCACAGTTTCATCCATATGGACCCCAAG GTGGACTGGGCACAGCAACAGGTAGTAAAAACAAGAGTGAAAAGGCATGCTTCATTCAGTGACCCAAACGCCATTCACTTCAATGACCCCAAATGGTCCAACATGTGGTATATT CActgcaataataaaaacagtcgCTGTCGCTCAGAGATGAATATTCTAGCAGCCTGGCAGAGGGGCTATACCGGTAAGAACGTAGTGGTCACCATACTGGATGATGGCATCGAGAGGAACCACCCTGATCTGGCTCAGAACTAT GACCCTGTTGCAAGTTATGACGTTAATGGGAATGATCATGATCCGACGCCACGTTATGACACCCGGAGTGAAAACAT ACATGGAACTCGGTGTGCAGGTGAagttgcagcagcagccaacAACTCCCATTGCATTGTTGGCATTGCCTACAACGCTCACATCGGAG GGATACGGATGCTGGATGGTGATGTGACTGATATTGTCGAGGCCAAGTCCCTTGGAATTCGACCTGACTACATCCACATCTACAGTGCCAGCTGGGGGCCAAAAGATGATGGCAAGACTGTGGATGGCCCTGGGCTGCTAACCAAACAGGCTTTTGAGCAAGGCATCAGGAAG GGCCGCAAAGGCCTGGGGTCCATTTTTGTCTGGGCATCAGGTAACGGAGGTCGGCAGGGTGATCACTGTTCATGTGATGGTTATACCAGCAGTATCTACACCATCTCCATCTCCAGCACCACAGAAAATGGAAACAAGCCCTGGTATCTGGAGGTCTGCAGCTCCATCATGGCCACGACCTACAGCAGTGGAGAGTATAACGAGAGGAGGATT GTAACCACAGATGCTAGGCAGCGCTGCACTGATGCTCATACTGGCACATCAGTCTCTGCTCCCATTGTGGCTGGAATCATAGCCCTCGCCCTGGAGGCCAA CCGTTTACTGACCTGGAGGGACGTGCAACACCTTGTGGTGAAGACATCAAGACCAGTCCACCTAAAAGCTGAGGACTGGAAGACCAACGCTGCAGGGCACAGAG tTAGCCACCATTATGGCTTCGGCCTGGTGGATGCAGATGCCATGGTGTTGGAGGCTACAAAATGGAGAACTGTTCCTCCTCAGCACACCTGCAGTCAGATCGCTGAGCTACACACCAG GCATATCTTTGCAGGGCAGAGCCTGAACAGCAGCCTGACCACTTCCGGATGTTCAGGAGACACTGAACAGCATGTAGGTTACCTGGAACATGTGGTGGCCAAAGTCCTGATTGTCCACCCACGAAGAGGAGACCTGGAAATGAACCTCATCTCTCCATCTGGAACAAGGTCACAGCTACTGGCCAAGAG AGTGTATGATAGCTCTAATGAAGGCTTCAGGAACTGGGAGTTCATGACAGTTCATTTTTGGGGTGAGAGACCAGAAGGCATGTGGACTCTGGAGATTATTGACTCACCGTCAAAGCTACGCAACCCGGAGGTGCTAG CTAACCTAAAAGAATGGACTATCATCCTTTATGGCACATCTCAGAACCCTCAGCAGCATTACAGTGCCCAGCAATCCCAGTCAAGAATGTTAGTAGTGCCTAGCCCAGAGTTGATCCTGGAGGAACCAGAGgtccaggaggaggaagaggaggagaaggaggaggaagagtacaCTG GACTCTGCCACAGTGAGTGTGGAGACCAGGGCTGTGATGGACCAGATGCTGACCACTGCCTCAACTGTGCCCACTTCAGCCTGGGCAGCCTAAAAAGTGGCAG AACCTGTGTCAGCCACTGTCCTCCTGGACACTATGGGGACATAGTATCTCATCGTTGCAAGCGCTGCTACAAAGGTTGTGACCAATGTGTTGGTCGGTCAGCTGGTGATTGTCTCTCTTGTCAAAGAGGTTTATACCTTAACACACTCAACTCCAGCTGCATCAACACCTGCCCCCTAGGTCACTTTGCTGATGAGG ATCAGAGGCAGTGTTTGAAGTGTCACGAAACTTGTACCATGTGTTTGAGGTATGCAGACAGATGCACTTCTTGCAGTGAAGGCTACAG TGGGGATTTTCAGTCTGGCAGGGATGACCTGTGTACCTGA
- the pcsk6 gene encoding proprotein convertase subtilisin/kexin type 6 isoform X4, giving the protein MIFLLLCIVLGVSGQSALSGRGDLYTNHWAVRIAGGAQQADRIAAKYGFRNLGQIGSLEDQYHFHHSRVVRRTAFSLKGLHSFIHMDPKVDWAQQQVVKTRVKRHASFSDPNAIHFNDPKWSNMWYIHCNNKNSRCRSEMNILAAWQRGYTGKNVVVTILDDGIERNHPDLAQNYDPVASYDVNGNDHDPTPRYDTRSENIHGTRCAGEVAAAANNSHCIVGIAYNAHIGGIRMLDGDVTDIVEAKSLGIRPDYIHIYSASWGPKDDGKTVDGPGLLTKQAFEQGIRKGRKGLGSIFVWASGNGGRQGDHCSCDGYTSSIYTISISSTTENGNKPWYLEVCSSIMATTYSSGEYNERRIVTTDARQRCTDAHTGTSVSAPIVAGIIALALEANRLLTWRDVQHLVVKTSRPVHLKAEDWKTNAAGHRVSHHYGFGLVDADAMVLEATKWRTVPPQHTCSQIAELHTRHIFAGQSLNSSLTTSGCSGDTEQHVGYLEHVVAKVLIVHPRRGDLEMNLISPSGTRSQLLAKRVYDSSNEGFRNWEFMTVHFWGERPEGMWTLEIIDSPSKLRNPEVLANLKEWTIILYGTSQNPQQHYSAQQSQSRMLVVPSPELILEEPEVQEEEEEEKEEEEYTGLCHSECGDQGCDGPDADHCLNCAHFSLGSLKSGRTCVSHCPPGHYGDILHQHLPPRSLC; this is encoded by the exons ATGATTTTCCTTTTGCTTTGCATTGTCCTCGGCGTTAGCGGCCAGTCTGCGCTCTCAGGACGTGGGGACCTCTATACAAACCACTGGGCTGTGCGGATCGCAGGTGGTGCGCAACAGGCAGACCGAATTGCGGCAAAGTATGGATTCAGAAACCTGGGACAG atAGGAAGTCTGGAAGATCAGTACCACTTCCACCATAGCAGAGTGGTGCGCAGAACTGCATTTTCTCTAAAGGGCCTTCACAGTTTCATCCATATGGACCCCAAG GTGGACTGGGCACAGCAACAGGTAGTAAAAACAAGAGTGAAAAGGCATGCTTCATTCAGTGACCCAAACGCCATTCACTTCAATGACCCCAAATGGTCCAACATGTGGTATATT CActgcaataataaaaacagtcgCTGTCGCTCAGAGATGAATATTCTAGCAGCCTGGCAGAGGGGCTATACCGGTAAGAACGTAGTGGTCACCATACTGGATGATGGCATCGAGAGGAACCACCCTGATCTGGCTCAGAACTAT GACCCTGTTGCAAGTTATGACGTTAATGGGAATGATCATGATCCGACGCCACGTTATGACACCCGGAGTGAAAACAT ACATGGAACTCGGTGTGCAGGTGAagttgcagcagcagccaacAACTCCCATTGCATTGTTGGCATTGCCTACAACGCTCACATCGGAG GGATACGGATGCTGGATGGTGATGTGACTGATATTGTCGAGGCCAAGTCCCTTGGAATTCGACCTGACTACATCCACATCTACAGTGCCAGCTGGGGGCCAAAAGATGATGGCAAGACTGTGGATGGCCCTGGGCTGCTAACCAAACAGGCTTTTGAGCAAGGCATCAGGAAG GGCCGCAAAGGCCTGGGGTCCATTTTTGTCTGGGCATCAGGTAACGGAGGTCGGCAGGGTGATCACTGTTCATGTGATGGTTATACCAGCAGTATCTACACCATCTCCATCTCCAGCACCACAGAAAATGGAAACAAGCCCTGGTATCTGGAGGTCTGCAGCTCCATCATGGCCACGACCTACAGCAGTGGAGAGTATAACGAGAGGAGGATT GTAACCACAGATGCTAGGCAGCGCTGCACTGATGCTCATACTGGCACATCAGTCTCTGCTCCCATTGTGGCTGGAATCATAGCCCTCGCCCTGGAGGCCAA CCGTTTACTGACCTGGAGGGACGTGCAACACCTTGTGGTGAAGACATCAAGACCAGTCCACCTAAAAGCTGAGGACTGGAAGACCAACGCTGCAGGGCACAGAG tTAGCCACCATTATGGCTTCGGCCTGGTGGATGCAGATGCCATGGTGTTGGAGGCTACAAAATGGAGAACTGTTCCTCCTCAGCACACCTGCAGTCAGATCGCTGAGCTACACACCAG GCATATCTTTGCAGGGCAGAGCCTGAACAGCAGCCTGACCACTTCCGGATGTTCAGGAGACACTGAACAGCATGTAGGTTACCTGGAACATGTGGTGGCCAAAGTCCTGATTGTCCACCCACGAAGAGGAGACCTGGAAATGAACCTCATCTCTCCATCTGGAACAAGGTCACAGCTACTGGCCAAGAG AGTGTATGATAGCTCTAATGAAGGCTTCAGGAACTGGGAGTTCATGACAGTTCATTTTTGGGGTGAGAGACCAGAAGGCATGTGGACTCTGGAGATTATTGACTCACCGTCAAAGCTACGCAACCCGGAGGTGCTAG CTAACCTAAAAGAATGGACTATCATCCTTTATGGCACATCTCAGAACCCTCAGCAGCATTACAGTGCCCAGCAATCCCAGTCAAGAATGTTAGTAGTGCCTAGCCCAGAGTTGATCCTGGAGGAACCAGAGgtccaggaggaggaagaggaggagaaggaggaggaagagtacaCTG GACTCTGCCACAGTGAGTGTGGAGACCAGGGCTGTGATGGACCAGATGCTGACCACTGCCTCAACTGTGCCCACTTCAGCCTGGGCAGCCTAAAAAGTGGCAG AACCTGTGTCAGCCACTGTCCTCCTGGACACTATGGGGACATA CTGCATCAACACCTGCCCCCTAGGTCACTTTGCTGA